GGTCCGTGCCTATACGTTCCTCTGTCTGGATGCAATCGGCTGGGACCGGGCCATTAATTCAGCCGTCATTGTGAATATCTCGGCCCCGTGGATCAATAAGGAGATTGCCAGCCCGGCAGATTCCGCCAATGCAACCTATATTCTGGACGACCAGGGTTCGTTCCGGTCCAGCAGCAGTCTGCAGCCGCAGGAGCTTACCCCGGAGGAGTCAGGCTTCATCCAGCAGCGGATCAAGGGCCGGGAAGCCGGTTATTTCATCGCGCCGTTCGGCGGGGTGAATTCTCTGATCTCTTACACAGCGCCGGATGCCTTCAACTGGCAGTATGTGCGGATTACGCCGTATGAGAGCATAACCGAGCAGACCAATACGATCCGCAACACCACCTTGCTCATTGCCGGCCTCGTGCTGGTAGCCGGAATAGGCCTCTCCTGGATCTTGTCCCGTACACTGTATCTGCCGATTAACCGGATTGTCAGCGAGATGAAGGTTCTGGAGAACGAGAAGCGCGACAGCATGTTCATGATCCGGCAAAATACGCTGCGCGACCTGATCCTCGGCCTGAAGCCGCCGCAGTCGATGCAGCAGATGGAGAAGCTGCGCAAGCTTGGCATTCATTTCACCTTCAATGATGATTACCGCCTGATTTTGCTGAGGATTGACCGTTACCAGGAGTTCCGGGAAGCCCGATCCTCCTATCTGCTGGCCTCCAAGTTTGCCATCATGAACATCGCTTCGGAAATCTGCGGCCAGACCTACCGGGTGGAGACGGTGGATATGAACGATGACGGCATTCTGGTGCTGCTGAACATTATCGATCCCGTGGAATACACCGACACCGGACTGATCGAGGCGCTGCTCCGGCAGATCCAGCAGGCCTGCTCCGATTATCTGAAGCTGAGCCTTACGCTCACCTACAGCCATATTGACCGCAACGCGGACCAGCTGCATCAGCTCTACAAGCAAGTCCGGGAGGCGTCAAATCACCGGCTGTTCTACGGACATGGCTGTATCATTAATGCCAGGGATATCTGCGCGCTGGAATCCGGAACTTACCATTATCCGGCCGACAAGGAGAAGAAGCTGACGGATGCCCTATTGAGCGGAAAAGTGGACGAGGCCGCCGTACAGTTCAGCAGTATGATCCGGGAGACTGAGGCCTTCCCCTTCCAGACGGTGCAGTTAACCGTGTCCAGACTCAGCGTGACCGTCAGCGAGATTGTGAATGCTATCCAGAGACGTAACCGCTTACAGATTGACGGAGTGTGCGGGCTGCCCAGTCTGGAGGCCATTGAGACCATAGAGGAGCTGGAGACGGCCTTCGCCGCCCTTTTCCTCAGCCTGCAGGAGCAGTTGTCCGATAAAAAAAACACCAAGCAGCACGACCTCATCTGCCAGATTAATACCAAAATCAACGAGGATTACATGAAGCCGCAGCTGAGCCTCAACCAGATCGCCGATGAGCTGGGCATGTCCCCCATCTATATCAGCCGTCTCTATAAGCAGCAGACGATGAAGAGCATCGTCGATGTCATTCTGGAGGTGCGGATGCGCGAGGTCTGCGCCCTGCTGGAGAATACCGACCTGCCGGTGACGAGCATTGCCGAGCGCTGCGGCTTCACCAGCAGCTCGTACCTGCACCGGATGTTCAAGCGCAGCTTCGGTACAACGCCCACCGACTTCCGGCGGCTGAAGAGTGCGCAGGTGGAATAGGGGCGGGGGTAAACAAACTTGCCTGGACCCTAAGTTGCATAAATTGCAACTTAGAGACCTGAATCCTTCGCTTCTGTGTTAAAATGTTGCACCAAATGCAGCAACTCGCTCAAGTATCCGCTAAACCTATGCGAAATCCTGCATTCCGTGCAACATTTCCTGCTCAGTCCTCATTTATAAAGTACAATGCTGCAATTTATGCAGGATTTCGTCCTTTGCTTTGGTGGAACACCAAGCCCAGATCTTTGCCCTTTTCTGTTGCTCTTTGCTTTTGCTGTTCACGCTTTGGTGGAACACCAAGCCAGTTTTTCCTTTGCTGTTGTGGCAGTTCGCGCTTTGGTGGAACACCAAGCAAGGTTTTCCGCTTTGTCCCTTGCAGTTAATTTTTGCTTCTGCCCTTTGCGGTGGATGTGAAACAACATCAGCCCGTCTCCAAATTCATGGAGACGGGCTCTCTGCTTTTTCCCTCTTGCCGCGAAAGCCATTGGGCTGACGTGGCAGATGTAGTGTGGGTGTTACCAATGACACGCGCAGGCAGCGGAGCAAACGGAATGAATGTGGAGAAGCGGCAGCGTTCGCCTTTGTGTCCGGATTTTCACCGCTCACATCATTCCGTTTGCGGAGCGTCCCACCAAGCGGCCACCACCGGGGCCACCACCGGGGCCACCACCGGGGCCACCACCAGGGCTTCCCTACTTCAGACCCTTCTCCGCAACATAAGCCTCCCACTGCTTCGTCCACTCCGCCTGAATCTTCTCCAGCCCCGCCTGCTTCGCCTTCTGCATAAAGGTTTCGAGGCCCTTATCTACATCATCCACAAGTCCGGCCTCCAGCGGGAACAGATATTGCTTCTCCACCTGCTCCAGCGCGGCTTTCTCCGCCTGATATGAGGAGTAGTCTTCCGCGAAGCCGAGGAACAGGTCCGGCTTCTGGATTTTATCCAGCTCATCGAAGATCGCCTTCACCCCGTCGAAGCCCTTGTCGAACAGCATGAATTCCGGATTTCTCCACGCCCAGCCGTTCATGCCCTCACGGGAGAAGCCGTTCGAGGTACTGGTGCCGACCAGCTTGTAGTAGCCGTCTTCGACCGTGTAGTTCTTGCCTTCAATGCCATATTGCGTCAGCTGGTTATACCGCTTGTCGAGCACCATTTTCTGATAGAAGGCCAGTGCCCGTTCCGGGTTCTTGCTGCTCTTCGGAATCGCGAACCCGTTGTGAATCGGATGGACAGGAGTCGCATAGCCGGTAGTCAATCCGAACGGAGAGTAGGCCAGCTCCCAATCCGGGTGGGTTGTGCTGATCTTCATCTTCATATCATTGAAGCGGTTCGGGTTATCCCCGAACATGCTGGCAGCTTTGCCCGAAGTCACCGGGTCCTGCATCGTATCCTTGATGTTCAGCACATTCTTCGGAATGAAGCCCTTGTCCGCCCAGCGCTTCATCGTCTTCAGCTCTTCCTTCTGCTCATCCGAGCCCCAGTAGGAGTAGACCGTTCCCGGGGAGTCATACTTCACGCCCATCCCGTAAGGCAGCGCGCCGATCATCTTGTTCAGCTCCGTATAAATGTAGTGCAGATTGTTGCCCACATCGCTGTTCAGGGACATCGGCATCATGTCCGGCTCATTTTTGGCAATGCCGTCCATGTAAGCCTCATAGCTGGCCAGATCCTTCGGCTCCGGAAGATTGTATTTCTTGCGCAGATCCTCACGGTAGACGAACCCGTTGGTCACATACTCCTTGAAGGTCGACGGAACGGTGTAGATTTTCCCGTCTACCTTAACATCCTCCCACATCGAGGCAGGCACGAACTTCTGCAGCTCGGGAGCCGCCTTCGGCAGCAGGTCATCCAGCGGCAGAAATGCGCCGCGCTTCGCGTAGGATTGATATTGCGTCCAGTCTGCGGTGAAAATCAGATCAATCGCCTGGCCGGAGGACAGCAGCAGCTTGTATTTCTGATCCCAGTCCGTCCAGCTGGTGAAGTTGAACTTCACCGTAGCGTTCAGGTCAGCCTCAGCCATTTTGTTGACCTCCGCCTGAATGGCCGGCAGGTCCTTAGGAGCATCGCCCAGCATATAGAATTGCAGCTCCACCTTCTTCGAGGTATCAATCCCGGTATCCGCTGCCGGAGCAGCTCCCTCGGATGCTGCCGGTGTGCCGCTGTTCCCGTCCTTCCCGCCGTTACCGGCGCTTGTATTGTTGCCGCCTCCGCCGCAGCCTGCAAGGAGCGACAGAGTGAGCAGCCCTGCTGTAAGCGTAACCAGAGATTTGCGGCCAGTTGTCTTTCTCATGAATGAACCCTCCTAATTAATGTGGTGAGCGATAATGCGATGGGCCGCTGCCCATCCGGTGTTACTCTATGTTAGCCGATATAGCAGCTGCACGGTAAAGGTACAATCTGCCAGCCGGTTCTAACCTTTGACTGCGCCGATCGTCAGACCTTTGACGAAATAACGCTGGATGAACGGATACAGGAACAGAATCGGTCCCGTGACGACAATGGCCATCGCCATCTTGGTGGATTCCGTAGGCAGATCGCTGCCCAGGCTGACCCCGGTGCCCGCCCCCATATTGGCAATGAAGGAAGCCGAGTTGATGACATTGTACAGATGGAACTGCAGCTGGTACTTATGCGGATCATTGATGAACAGCGACGAGGAGAACCAGTCGTTCCAGTAAGTCAGGGCCAGGAACAGACCCACCGTCGCGATGCCGGGCATCGAGAGCTGGAGCACGATCCGCCAGTAGATTTTGAAATCGCCTGCCCCGTCAATCTTGGCCGATTCGAACAGCTCCTCAGGCACCGCCGAACGGATGAAATTCTTCATCAGAATAATCAGGAACGGCGTCATCAGCCCCGGGAAAATCAGCGCCCCATACGAATCCGTCAGATGCAGATACTTGGTGATCATGATGTACCAGGGCACCAGTCCCCCGCCGAACAGGGTGGTGAAATAGATGTAGAACGAGAAGGTATTGCGGTACTTGAAGTCCTTGCGGGCCAGCACATACCCGGCCATGGTCATGAAGAACAGGCCCAGCGCCGTCCCCGTCACTGTAGTGAACAAGGTTACCCCGTAAGCCCGCAGTACCTCATCGGGAAAGGTGAATACCGTCTTGTAGCCCTCCAGCGAGAACTGTGCCGGAATGAAATGATAGCCGTCCTTGATAATCGAATCATTCGCGGTCAGGGAGGCGGAAATAATCAGCAGGAACGGAATCAGACAGGCCAGGGAGCCCAGTATAATCACCGTGTAAGCCAATCCCTGCAGC
This region of Paenibacillus sp. FSL K6-1096 genomic DNA includes:
- a CDS encoding helix-turn-helix domain-containing protein, with protein sequence MRLNKIGNPRALYSRMLVSITLCVSFTFLVSTIIYYNYYIGVEKKQAFQSDLGNLTQTSREVVNMTDAAQSLSFQIYRNSTISKIVFYDKPDIYDVTAAMSELGNYLSSMPYIESIYVYNPKGGQLYIASSHGQNGVFTAQEMVDTSILDILSHYQDYKPFTPIPRVYSNGAQENDQVRAYTFLCLDAIGWDRAINSAVIVNISAPWINKEIASPADSANATYILDDQGSFRSSSSLQPQELTPEESGFIQQRIKGREAGYFIAPFGGVNSLISYTAPDAFNWQYVRITPYESITEQTNTIRNTTLLIAGLVLVAGIGLSWILSRTLYLPINRIVSEMKVLENEKRDSMFMIRQNTLRDLILGLKPPQSMQQMEKLRKLGIHFTFNDDYRLILLRIDRYQEFREARSSYLLASKFAIMNIASEICGQTYRVETVDMNDDGILVLLNIIDPVEYTDTGLIEALLRQIQQACSDYLKLSLTLTYSHIDRNADQLHQLYKQVREASNHRLFYGHGCIINARDICALESGTYHYPADKEKKLTDALLSGKVDEAAVQFSSMIRETEAFPFQTVQLTVSRLSVTVSEIVNAIQRRNRLQIDGVCGLPSLEAIETIEELETAFAALFLSLQEQLSDKKNTKQHDLICQINTKINEDYMKPQLSLNQIADELGMSPIYISRLYKQQTMKSIVDVILEVRMREVCALLENTDLPVTSIAERCGFTSSSYLHRMFKRSFGTTPTDFRRLKSAQVE
- a CDS encoding extracellular solute-binding protein; its protein translation is MRKTTGRKSLVTLTAGLLTLSLLAGCGGGGNNTSAGNGGKDGNSGTPAASEGAAPAADTGIDTSKKVELQFYMLGDAPKDLPAIQAEVNKMAEADLNATVKFNFTSWTDWDQKYKLLLSSGQAIDLIFTADWTQYQSYAKRGAFLPLDDLLPKAAPELQKFVPASMWEDVKVDGKIYTVPSTFKEYVTNGFVYREDLRKKYNLPEPKDLASYEAYMDGIAKNEPDMMPMSLNSDVGNNLHYIYTELNKMIGALPYGMGVKYDSPGTVYSYWGSDEQKEELKTMKRWADKGFIPKNVLNIKDTMQDPVTSGKAASMFGDNPNRFNDMKMKISTTHPDWELAYSPFGLTTGYATPVHPIHNGFAIPKSSKNPERALAFYQKMVLDKRYNQLTQYGIEGKNYTVEDGYYKLVGTSTSNGFSREGMNGWAWRNPEFMLFDKGFDGVKAIFDELDKIQKPDLFLGFAEDYSSYQAEKAALEQVEKQYLFPLEAGLVDDVDKGLETFMQKAKQAGLEKIQAEWTKQWEAYVAEKGLK
- a CDS encoding carbohydrate ABC transporter permease, which gives rise to MTIKDDHYTRLLQGLAYTVIILGSLACLIPFLLIISASLTANDSIIKDGYHFIPAQFSLEGYKTVFTFPDEVLRAYGVTLFTTVTGTALGLFFMTMAGYVLARKDFKYRNTFSFYIYFTTLFGGGLVPWYIMITKYLHLTDSYGALIFPGLMTPFLIILMKNFIRSAVPEELFESAKIDGAGDFKIYWRIVLQLSMPGIATVGLFLALTYWNDWFSSSLFINDPHKYQLQFHLYNVINSASFIANMGAGTGVSLGSDLPTESTKMAMAIVVTGPILFLYPFIQRYFVKGLTIGAVKG